TTTCACTAGCTGATATCGAACAACTGAATCCAGAAAGAATTGTGATCTCGCCTGGGCCTTGTACACCCAATGAGGCTGGTGTTTCAATGGCTGTTATTGAACACTTTGCAGGAAAGCTACCCATCTTAGGAGTTTGTCTAGGCCATCAAAGCATTGGTCAGGTATTTGGTGGCAAGGTAATACGTGCTAAGCAAGTAATGCATGGTAAAGTTTCACCAGTAAAACATGCTAATAAAGGGGTGTTTCAGGGGCTGAAAAATCCATTACAAGCAACTCGCTATCACTCCCTAGTGTTAGAAGCTGACTCATTACCAGACTGTCTTGAAGTAACTGCCTGGACTGAAACTGAACAAGGTGAGCTGGAGGAGATCATGGGAGTCCGGCATAAATTGCTGGCCATTGAAGGGGTTCAGTTTCACCCAGAGTCAATTATGACTAGACAGGGACATGAACTGTTGAATAACTTCCTGCAACAGACCTGCTGAGGTACGCATTATGGATATTAAGCAAGCAATAGCGACGGTGATTGATCATCGTGATTTAAGTACCGAAGAGATGGTCTTGGTCATGCGGCAAATCATGACTGGGCAGGCAACTGATGCGCAAATTGCCGCCTTTTTGGTGGGGCTGCGCATGAAAAGCGAAAGCATAGATGAAATTACTGGAGCCGCTCAGGTTATGCGAGAGCTGGTCTCTCCTGTTGAGATTGAGGTAGAAAATTTAGTTGACACCTGTGGCACAGGTGGTGACGGCGCTAATATCTTTAATGTGTCTACTGCAGCTGCTTTTGTGGTTGCTGCAGCAGGTGGTCATGTAGCTAAGCATGGCAATCGCTCGGTTTCAGGTAAATCAGGTAGTGCTGATTTGCTGGAGGCTGCGGGAATTCAGTTAGAGCTGACCAGTGAGCAAATTGCTCGTGCTGTTGAGCATGTTGGCCTTGGCTTTATGTTTGCCCCTTTACATCACGGTGCTATGAAGTATGCGATTGGTCCACGAAAAGAAATGGGGGTTCGCACCCTGTTTAATATGCTAGGGCCAATGACCAATCCTGCTAAAGTGACGCGGCAGGTAATCGGGGTATTTAGCAAACCCCTGGCTAAACATATGGCCAGTGTGATGAAACGTTTGGGAAGCGAGCATGTAATGGTAGTGCATTCGGCTGATGGCTTGGACGAAATTTCAATTGCTAATCAAACTTATGTAGCTGAACTAAAAAATGGTGAAGTGGAGGAATATACGATTAAGCCTGAAGACTTTGGGATTAACAGCCAAAGCTTGATTGGCTTGGAAGTGGCTGGCCCAGAAGAAAGCTATGCACTGATTCAGGATGCATTGGGTAAGCAAAAAGGCCCTAATGCTGGCAAGGCAGCAGATATTATTGCATTAAATGCAGGTGCTGCTATTTATGTTTCAGGCTTGGCGGATTACTTAGCTGAAGGAGTGAAGGATGCGCAAGACGCTATTTACAGTGGCCTAGCTAAAGAAAAAATGGCTGAGCTTGCAAGCTTCACCCGTTATGCAACCCAGAAGGATGATGAGTAATTAATGAATACACCGACTGTGTTAAAAAAAATCCTTGCTCGTAAAGCTGAGGAGGTTTCAGAACGTTTGCAAAAGAAGTCACTTGAGCAGTTAATCGAGCTGGCTGGTGATGCTTCAGAGTGTCGTGGTTTCAAAGCGGCTATTGAAGCAAAAGTGAAGGCTAAACAGCCAGCAGTGATTGCGGAGATCAAAAAAGCATCTCCTAGTAAAGGGGTTTTGCGAGAGAACTTTAGCCCATCAGCCATTGCAACAAGCTATCAGCAAGGTGGGGCTACTTGTTTATCGGTATTAACTGACCAGGATTTTTTTCAGGGCCACGATAGCTATTTACAACAAGCAAAAGCTGCTTGTGATCTACCGGTATTGCGGAAAGATTTTATCATTGATCCCTATCAGGTTTATGAAGCTCGCTGGCTCGGGGCAGACTGTATTTTACTGATTGTGTCAGCACTTAATAATGAACAGCTTGAGGGGCTCAATCGGCTTGCGCAAAAGCTGGGCTTAGATGTGCTGGTGGAAGTGCATGATGCAGATGAACTAGCAAGAGCGCTACAGCTGTCTGGAGAGTTTTTGTTGGGGATTAATAACCGTAACTTGCATACATTTGATGTCAGCTTAGATACTACTTTTGAACTGTTAAAACAGTTGTCAGCTGATCGCTTGGTTGTTACAGAAAGCGGTATTCACACAGTTAATGATGTTAAAGCCATGCTGGATCACAATGTCTATGCATTTTTGGTTGGTGAGACGTTTATGCGTGCTGATGAGCCTGGAGAGCAGTTAAAAAAATTATTTAGTTAGTGATCTTGCCTGTGGAATAAATTGACAATTTTTCCACTGTTTATTATCTAACGTTGCTGTTTACGCAGGTAGTTGATTATACAAAAATAAAAAGGCGACATTGTCGCCTTTTTTACTGATAGGATGTTGGTTTTATACACGCTGGCTTTGTGCTAACGGGTGCCGTAGACCACCATTGTCTTTCCTTTTACTGACACTAAGCCTTGCTCTTCGAGAGTTTTTAATACTCGGCCAACCATTTCTCGAGAACAGCCGACGATACGACCAATTTCTTGGCGAGTAATTTTGATTTGCATGCCGTCTGGGTGAGTCATCGCATCAGGTTCTTTACATAAGTCAAGTAAAGTGCGAGCAACGCGTCCAGTTACATCCAAGAAAGCTAAGTCGCCCACTTTACGAGTGGTATTTCTGAGGCGGCTAGCGATTTGCTTACCAATAGCAAACAGCATTTCTGGGTCATCATCGCAGTATTCGCGGAATTTGCTGTAACTGATTTCTGCGACTTCACACTCTGTTTTAGCTCTAACCCAGGCGCTTCGTGAGCTATCTTTTTCGTCAAGGAATAAGCCCATCTCGCCAAAGAAGTCTCCTTCATTGAGGTAGGCAATAATAATATCCCGACCATCATCATCCTCAATGAGGATAGTGACTGAGCCTTTAACGATGTAGTATAAAGAATCACTACTGTCACCTGCGTAAATAATAGTGCTTTTCGCACTGTAACGCCGACGGTGGCATAGTGAAAGAAACTTGTCTAAATCTTTAATCTTTGGTGTTGGGGTAATTGCAACCATATAGCGGGTCCAAAAAAATTATCAATAACATCCTATTATTTTTAGTTTTCATTATTACCACAAAATTCGTTTTGTTCTAGTTTGATTAAAGGTTAAGTGTTTAAATTATGATGTTCGTCCATCTTTTTGCGGAGATAGATCATTTCTTTGCCGTGAAACTTAACACTTTACTAAATATGGATGAATTTTTAAGTGGTTCTTTCAATCTCTTTATTATCAAAAGTAGTACGTTAAGGTAACAGAATGCAAGCAAAAGTAAGATGGATTGATGGAGTAATGTTCTTGGGTGAGTCTGCTAGTGGTCATACAGCCGTTATGGATGGGCCTCCGGACCAGGGTGGACGCAATTTAGGTATTCGTCCAATGGAGATGCTGCTATTAGGTGTTGGTGGCTGTTCTTCGTTTGATGTAATGACGATATTACAAAAATCGAAGC
This genomic interval from Spartinivicinus ruber contains the following:
- the crp gene encoding cAMP-activated global transcriptional regulator CRP; this encodes MVAITPTPKIKDLDKFLSLCHRRRYSAKSTIIYAGDSSDSLYYIVKGSVTILIEDDDGRDIIIAYLNEGDFFGEMGLFLDEKDSSRSAWVRAKTECEVAEISYSKFREYCDDDPEMLFAIGKQIASRLRNTTRKVGDLAFLDVTGRVARTLLDLCKEPDAMTHPDGMQIKITRQEIGRIVGCSREMVGRVLKTLEEQGLVSVKGKTMVVYGTR
- the trpD gene encoding anthranilate phosphoribosyltransferase, with translation MDIKQAIATVIDHRDLSTEEMVLVMRQIMTGQATDAQIAAFLVGLRMKSESIDEITGAAQVMRELVSPVEIEVENLVDTCGTGGDGANIFNVSTAAAFVVAAAGGHVAKHGNRSVSGKSGSADLLEAAGIQLELTSEQIARAVEHVGLGFMFAPLHHGAMKYAIGPRKEMGVRTLFNMLGPMTNPAKVTRQVIGVFSKPLAKHMASVMKRLGSEHVMVVHSADGLDEISIANQTYVAELKNGEVEEYTIKPEDFGINSQSLIGLEVAGPEESYALIQDALGKQKGPNAGKAADIIALNAGAAIYVSGLADYLAEGVKDAQDAIYSGLAKEKMAELASFTRYATQKDDE
- the trpC gene encoding indole-3-glycerol phosphate synthase TrpC, which produces MNTPTVLKKILARKAEEVSERLQKKSLEQLIELAGDASECRGFKAAIEAKVKAKQPAVIAEIKKASPSKGVLRENFSPSAIATSYQQGGATCLSVLTDQDFFQGHDSYLQQAKAACDLPVLRKDFIIDPYQVYEARWLGADCILLIVSALNNEQLEGLNRLAQKLGLDVLVEVHDADELARALQLSGEFLLGINNRNLHTFDVSLDTTFELLKQLSADRLVVTESGIHTVNDVKAMLDHNVYAFLVGETFMRADEPGEQLKKLFS
- a CDS encoding anthranilate synthase component II, which produces MLLMIDNYDSFTYNIVQYLAELGADVQVYRNDEISLADIEQLNPERIVISPGPCTPNEAGVSMAVIEHFAGKLPILGVCLGHQSIGQVFGGKVIRAKQVMHGKVSPVKHANKGVFQGLKNPLQATRYHSLVLEADSLPDCLEVTAWTETEQGELEEIMGVRHKLLAIEGVQFHPESIMTRQGHELLNNFLQQTC